In the genome of Cydia strobilella chromosome Z, ilCydStro3.1, whole genome shotgun sequence, one region contains:
- the LOC134753764 gene encoding uncharacterized protein LOC134753764 produces the protein MYEQKLEAKRKRRAEKSENIAPNQQDVQNEEHTEHNEALYDQTPNESENITDVDNTEEHQMRDVEYDDYSYGHIEFDDASEITDTTCTSPGYTANGQDKEIKENVTEGDFDPSLLQELGIVEADPIEFGDDLQVDVAARFQKILLEGLKKEKKEELLKKYPFPKNVPLAKSPSLNPEIGAMLAEACKLRDKRLLTKQDQLGKALSALGKALTGLLKRTPDIPDIIRTLNDAGIMLADSHYVETDTRRSVIMPLSLSL, from the exons atgtatGAACAAAAACTTGAAGCCAAACGTAAGCGGCGCGCTGAAAAGTCTGAAAATATAGCTCCAAATCAGCAGGATGTGCAAAACGAAG AACATACCGAGCACAATGAGGCTTTATATGACCAGACACCAAATGAATCTGAGAATATAACAGATGTCGACAACACCGAAGAACATCAAATGCGTGATGTTGAATACGACGATTACTCGTACGGGCATATCGAATTTGATGATGCTAGTGAGATTACTGATACCACATGCACCAGCCCGGGCTACACGGCAAATGGCCAAGACAAGGAGATAAAGGAGAACGTCACAGAAGGTGACTTTGACCCTAGTCTTTTACAAGAACTGGGGATTGTAGAAGCGGATCCCATTGAGTTCGGTGATGACTTGCAGGTTGACGTAGCGGCaagattccaaaaaattttGTTGGAAGGacttaaaaaagaaaagaaagaagaacTTTTGAAAAAATATCCATTTCCCAAAAACGTTCCTCTAGCAAAAAGCCCGTCTCTAAACCCGGAAATTGGAGCCATGCTGGCCGAAGCATGCAAGCTGAGAGACAAAAGGCTGCTCACGAAGCAGGACCAGCTTGGCAAAGCGCTTTCAGCGCTAGGCAAGGCGCTAACTGGCCTTTTGAAACGAACTCCGGATATCCCAGATATTATTCGGACACTCAATGATGCGGGCATTATGTTAGCTGATTCCCATTATGTTGAAACTGATACCCGCCGCTCAGTCATTAtgcctctctctctctctctttag